Proteins encoded by one window of Fusobacterium sp.:
- a CDS encoding FeoB-associated Cys-rich membrane protein has protein sequence MKTIILIIIVAIIIFYSLKSVYKMLKGESGCGCGSSGCKGKGCGTDGKCSGHEHK, from the coding sequence ATGAAAACTATCATATTGATAATAATAGTAGCAATTATAATTTTTTATTCTCTTAAAAGCGTTTATAAAATGCTAAAAGGAGAAAGTGGATGTGGTTGCGGCAGTTCAGGATGTAAGGGAAAAGGTTGTGGAACTGATGGAAAATGTAGTGGTCATGAACATAAATAA